The Methanocaldococcus sp. DNA window CATGCTCAAATTCTTTATCGTAGAGTTTTGAATAAGCATAATATTTAGGATTTAAAACTTCTCCAACGATTATTAAAGCAGTTTTTTTAATCCCCTCTTTTTTTACCTTTTCAGCAATATCTTTTAAAGTTCCTCTAATAATCTTTTCATCCTCCCACGATGCGTGATAAACTACTGCTACAGGAGTATCTTCTTTATAACCACCCTCAATTAACTCTTTAACAACTTTATCAATCATTGAGATTCCTAAAAAAATAGCCATCGTTGATTGATGTTTAGCTAAATCTCTCAACTTTTCTTTTTCTGGCATTGGAGTTCTTCCTTCTGGTCTTGTAATAATTACAGTTTGAGAGACTTCTGGAAGTGTTAATTCTACTTTTAATGATGCAGTTGCTGCAAATAAGGAACTAACCCCTGGAATTATTTCAACATCTATCCCATATTTTGATAGTTCATCAATCTGCTCCTTTATAGCTCCATAAATAGAAGGATCTCCTGTATGCACTCTAACAACTTTTTTTCCTTGTTCAACTGCTTTAACCATTACATTAATAATATTCTCCAAATCCATATTTGCACTATTATATATTTCAGCGTTTTTTTTATTATATTTTAAAAGTTCTTTATTAACTAATGAGCCAGCATAGATAATAACATCTGCCTCTTCTATGGCCTTTTTACCTTTAACTGTTATCAACTCGGGATCTCCTGGACCTGCTCCAACTATTATAACTTTTTTTTCCATAATTTCCCTCTACAAAATTAAACTTTCTAATTATCTATTTTATTGGGAGAATTCCACAAACTCTACAAAAGTTTTTTAAAATTTCACTTCCGTATTCAGTATGTGAAACCTCTGGATGAAATTGAACTCCGTAAATTGGTTTTGATTTATGCTTCATAGCCTCAACTTTGCATATATCAGAATGTGCCAAAATTTCAAAATCCTTTGGGATTTTTTTAACTTCATCCTTATGAGAAGCCCAAGCATTAAACTCCTTTGGAATATTTTTAAATAAATCGTTTTCTTTATCAACATAAATTTTAGTTAAGGCGT harbors:
- the cobM gene encoding precorrin-4 C(11)-methyltransferase gives rise to the protein MEKKVIIVGAGPGDPELITVKGKKAIEEADVIIYAGSLVNKELLKYNKKNAEIYNSANMDLENIINVMVKAVEQGKKVVRVHTGDPSIYGAIKEQIDELSKYGIDVEIIPGVSSLFAATASLKVELTLPEVSQTVIITRPEGRTPMPEKEKLRDLAKHQSTMAIFLGISMIDKVVKELIEGGYKEDTPVAVVYHASWEDEKIIRGTLKDIAEKVKKEGIKKTALIIVGEVLNPKYYAYSKLYDKEFEHGYRKKK